One region of Aminobacterium colombiense DSM 12261 genomic DNA includes:
- a CDS encoding YgeY family selenium metabolism-linked hydrolase, with amino-acid sequence MVLNGKRQSDLVRICQELIRRPSPSGKEREVATFIADTMRSIGYDEVSIDLYGNVIGRQFFATPGKRLLLESQMDHIDPGTLTDWSYYPYGAFIKDGCIYGRGASDQKGCLAAMILAGAELKNNFYNKLKGELVVAGTVFQERFEGVASRTVASAFPPDFVVLGEATELKIKRGQRGRAEIVIETQGRMTHSSNPEFGSNAADAMISILSSIHQSYSPSFKPFFGENILVLTTLRTYPDLGTGLVPEICRAIFDLRVFPDDTPESVVRKFKGLIERAKDSLRGIKVKIFISETEDRTYTGASIRGTHFARAWALPEESDYLKRALRAVETLGMEGGVSDSPGFGTNGCYYAGELGIPTIVFGPSGRRLVHSIDEYIEINDLFLAFQGYEGIAKEVLT; translated from the coding sequence ATGGTTCTTAACGGAAAAAGGCAATCGGACCTTGTTCGAATATGTCAAGAACTTATAAGAAGACCAAGTCCCTCGGGGAAAGAGCGGGAAGTGGCAACCTTTATCGCTGATACCATGCGTTCTATTGGGTACGATGAGGTGTCAATAGATCTTTACGGAAATGTCATTGGAAGGCAGTTTTTCGCCACACCAGGCAAGAGGCTTCTATTAGAGTCTCAAATGGATCATATTGATCCGGGCACCCTTACGGATTGGAGTTACTATCCTTACGGGGCATTTATAAAAGATGGCTGCATCTACGGCCGTGGGGCATCGGATCAAAAAGGATGCCTTGCCGCTATGATCCTTGCGGGAGCAGAGTTGAAAAACAACTTTTACAACAAGCTGAAAGGCGAACTTGTTGTGGCTGGCACGGTGTTTCAGGAACGATTCGAGGGAGTTGCCTCCCGCACGGTAGCGTCCGCATTTCCTCCTGATTTTGTTGTTTTGGGAGAAGCTACAGAGTTGAAAATAAAAAGAGGGCAGCGCGGTCGAGCTGAAATAGTCATTGAAACACAGGGTAGAATGACTCACTCTTCCAATCCCGAATTTGGTTCGAACGCGGCAGATGCGATGATATCAATTCTTTCTTCTATTCACCAATCCTACTCTCCTTCTTTTAAACCATTCTTTGGCGAAAACATTTTAGTTCTCACAACTCTTCGAACATACCCAGACCTGGGAACAGGGCTTGTCCCGGAAATTTGCAGGGCAATCTTTGATTTGCGGGTTTTTCCTGACGATACTCCTGAATCAGTTGTAAGAAAGTTCAAGGGGCTGATCGAAAGGGCGAAGGATTCTTTGCGCGGTATCAAAGTGAAAATATTTATCTCAGAAACAGAAGATCGGACCTATACTGGCGCATCTATCAGAGGAACTCATTTTGCCCGGGCATGGGCCTTGCCCGAAGAGTCTGACTACCTTAAAAGGGCATTGAGAGCCGTTGAAACTTTGGGTATGGAGGGAGGCGTATCGGATTCACCGGGGTTTGGTACGAACGGTTGTTATTACGCAGGAGAACTAGGTATTCCTACTATCGTTTTTGGCCCCTCTGGACGCAGGCTTGTTCACAGCATAGATGAATATATTGAAATAAATGACTTGTTCCTCGCTTTTCAAGGATATGAAGGCATAGCAAAAGAAGTTCTGACTTAG
- the glyA gene encoding serine hydroxymethyltransferase produces MFEKAWEELEKTDRAIADVITRERERQEHGIELIASENFVSPAVMCAMGSVLTNKYAEGYPAHRYYGGCHVVDEAENLARDRAKQLFGCDHVNVQPHSGSQANMAVYFTCLEPGDTILAMNLSHGGHLTHGSPVNFSGQLYNIIPYGVSKDTETIDFAEVERLALAHRPKLIVCGGSAYPREIDAEKFREIADKAGSLLMFDIAHIAGLVAAKLHKDPIPFCDFVTTTTHKTLRGPRGGMIMCREAFAKGVDKSIFPGMQGGPLMHIIASKAVAFEEALQPSFKEYQGRIVKNAASLAEALLKHDFHLVSGGTDNHLILINLTSRGVTGKALETALDKAGITVNKNTVPFDTQSPFITSGVRIGTPAVTTRGFGSSEMEQIASWMDEVAKNVENDKVLSRIRAEVLDLCGKYPLYAGM; encoded by the coding sequence ATGTTTGAGAAAGCATGGGAAGAATTAGAGAAGACGGATCGGGCCATAGCCGATGTTATAACCCGTGAACGGGAGCGTCAGGAACACGGCATCGAGCTTATAGCCTCAGAGAACTTTGTATCCCCCGCCGTCATGTGCGCCATGGGATCAGTGCTGACCAATAAATACGCGGAAGGCTACCCTGCCCACCGCTACTACGGAGGCTGCCACGTAGTTGATGAAGCCGAGAACCTTGCCCGTGACAGAGCGAAACAGCTTTTTGGCTGCGACCACGTGAACGTCCAGCCTCACTCCGGCTCCCAGGCCAACATGGCAGTCTACTTTACATGCCTTGAGCCCGGCGACACCATTCTGGCCATGAACTTGTCCCACGGCGGCCACCTGACCCATGGCTCCCCGGTGAACTTTTCCGGACAGCTGTACAACATCATTCCTTACGGAGTGAGCAAAGATACAGAGACCATCGACTTTGCCGAAGTTGAACGCCTTGCCCTAGCCCACAGGCCTAAGCTCATCGTCTGCGGGGGCAGCGCCTATCCCCGTGAGATTGACGCGGAGAAATTCCGCGAGATAGCGGACAAGGCAGGCTCTCTGCTGATGTTCGACATTGCGCACATAGCGGGTCTTGTGGCGGCGAAGCTTCACAAAGACCCCATTCCATTCTGCGACTTTGTCACCACCACCACCCATAAGACCCTTCGCGGTCCCCGCGGCGGCATGATCATGTGCCGAGAGGCCTTTGCCAAGGGAGTTGACAAGAGCATCTTCCCCGGTATGCAGGGGGGTCCTCTTATGCACATTATCGCGTCCAAGGCAGTGGCTTTTGAGGAAGCCCTTCAGCCGTCCTTCAAGGAGTACCAGGGCAGAATAGTCAAGAACGCGGCCTCCCTCGCGGAAGCCCTTCTGAAACATGATTTTCATCTTGTTTCCGGTGGAACGGACAACCACCTTATCCTGATCAACCTCACGAGCCGTGGCGTAACGGGTAAGGCCCTTGAGACAGCCCTTGACAAGGCAGGCATCACGGTGAACAAGAACACAGTGCCTTTCGATACCCAGAGCCCCTTTATCACTAGCGGAGTGAGAATCGGCACGCCGGCGGTGACCACCCGCGGCTTTGGTTCCAGCGAGATGGAGCAGATAGCGTCCTGGATGGACGAAGTGGCGAAGAACGTAGAGAACGATAAGGTACTTTCCCGCATCCGCGCCGAGGTCCTTGATCTCTGTGGCAAATATCCCCTCTACGCGGGAATGTAA
- a CDS encoding pyridoxal-phosphate dependent enzyme, producing MIDLTIHEKGLKKAIERAKERNVIIPTFKQMKDPDRYTPDKIKERLKNTGLWDVDPVNLFRITWKNEPKKQGGLFGKTNYVEIPREVTGVNARIVAIVGKWFPTGAHKVGASFGCLAPRLVTGQFDPTAQKAVWPSTGNYCRGGAYNAQLLGCESIAILPEGMSPERFEWLKTVAGEVIGTPGTESNVKEIYDKVWELRKTRDNIMIFNQFEEFGNHLWHYEVTGNAMYDVLQEVCGEKDRYFGVVITSGSGGTLASGDFLKKKYPLSKIAVGEALQCPTLLWNGFGAHRLEGIGDKHVPWIHNVKNTDMVIDVDDADSMAMIRLFNEDSGHEYLRKNGVSEEFIESLPLIGISGAANILMAIKMAKYYELGKNDVIMTVLTDSMEMYGSRVKEMADETGPYTEMMASVDHNRHVLGVGIDAMEELSYYARKRVHNLKYYTWIEQQGRTSEELNAQWYDYDEYWGSIQGMADAIDERIDEFNRLTGLLV from the coding sequence ATGATCGATCTGACCATTCACGAGAAAGGGCTCAAGAAGGCAATAGAGCGAGCCAAGGAGCGCAACGTAATAATACCCACCTTCAAGCAGATGAAGGATCCGGATCGTTATACCCCCGACAAGATCAAGGAGCGTCTTAAGAACACCGGTCTTTGGGATGTAGACCCAGTAAACCTTTTCCGCATAACCTGGAAGAACGAGCCCAAGAAGCAAGGAGGGCTGTTCGGCAAGACCAACTACGTGGAGATTCCCCGTGAAGTGACGGGAGTAAACGCCAGGATAGTTGCCATAGTCGGCAAATGGTTCCCGACGGGAGCCCACAAGGTTGGAGCGAGCTTTGGCTGTCTAGCTCCTCGTCTTGTGACGGGACAGTTTGACCCCACTGCCCAGAAGGCCGTATGGCCCTCCACGGGCAACTATTGCCGTGGCGGCGCCTATAACGCCCAGCTTCTTGGGTGCGAATCCATTGCCATATTGCCTGAAGGCATGAGCCCTGAACGTTTTGAGTGGCTTAAGACGGTGGCAGGAGAGGTCATAGGTACTCCGGGCACGGAGAGCAACGTCAAGGAGATTTACGACAAGGTCTGGGAGCTTCGTAAGACCCGGGACAACATCATGATCTTCAACCAGTTCGAGGAGTTTGGGAACCATCTTTGGCACTACGAGGTGACAGGCAACGCCATGTACGACGTTCTGCAGGAAGTTTGCGGTGAGAAGGACCGGTATTTTGGCGTTGTAATTACATCTGGATCAGGCGGCACCCTTGCGAGCGGCGACTTTTTGAAGAAGAAGTATCCCCTGAGCAAGATAGCGGTAGGGGAGGCTCTTCAGTGCCCCACTCTGTTGTGGAATGGATTTGGCGCCCACCGGCTTGAGGGCATAGGCGACAAGCACGTTCCCTGGATCCATAACGTGAAGAACACCGATATGGTTATAGATGTGGACGACGCAGACAGCATGGCCATGATCCGCCTCTTCAACGAGGATTCGGGCCATGAGTATCTTCGCAAGAACGGAGTTTCCGAAGAGTTCATAGAGAGCCTTCCGCTGATAGGCATATCAGGTGCGGCAAACATTCTGATGGCCATCAAGATGGCCAAGTACTATGAACTTGGCAAGAACGATGTGATCATGACAGTTTTGACAGACTCCATGGAGATGTACGGTTCCCGTGTGAAGGAAATGGCCGACGAGACAGGGCCCTACACAGAGATGATGGCGTCTGTTGACCATAACCGCCACGTTCTTGGAGTAGGCATAGATGCCATGGAAGAGCTTTCCTACTACGCCCGCAAGCGAGTCCATAACCTAAAGTACTACACGTGGATCGAGCAGCAGGGGCGCACGTCTGAGGAACTGAATGCCCAGTGGTACGACTATGATGAGTACTGGGGCTCTATCCAGGGCATGGCTGACGCCATTGACGAAAGAATAGACGAATTCAACAGATTGACGGGTCTTCTTGTTTAA
- a CDS encoding TRAP transporter substrate-binding protein: MMSRVGFLRKCLVLMLVVLFLSSAIAASAKAPEYKWRFGQTSVRASQGESYKLFCELIEKYSDGRIQVEFFPDNQLGTLDEIFHAVQDGEVEICGVAPYVNLVPGGMFNWMPWTVESWEECKMAFSRPNGCLYVPMEEAMNEVGMHVLFTVSQGSYGIGNNTRPIKTPEDFKNLKLRVSSSLGCVRGLQNMASGTGMTVETVPWGELYNALSRGVVDGCWSMWPSLVEERHYEVLKYYTSLDWMWDANQVVINKDIWDGLSDDLKAAIEKAALEAEEHQYAIQERMADEFQDFLKKQANFEIYYPTDEERTAFREKANMLSVWEELCTPWLDKHYPGQNMTQKILDELAANREKVLAGKK; encoded by the coding sequence ATGATGTCTAGGGTTGGGTTCTTGCGTAAGTGTTTAGTTCTCATGTTGGTTGTTTTATTTTTAAGCAGCGCCATTGCGGCAAGCGCGAAAGCGCCGGAATACAAATGGCGTTTTGGACAGACTTCAGTTCGTGCTTCTCAGGGGGAGTCCTACAAGCTTTTCTGCGAATTAATTGAGAAATACAGTGATGGCCGGATTCAGGTTGAATTTTTCCCTGACAACCAGCTTGGTACTCTTGATGAGATTTTCCACGCTGTACAGGATGGGGAAGTCGAAATATGCGGAGTTGCTCCTTATGTAAACCTGGTTCCCGGTGGAATGTTCAACTGGATGCCCTGGACAGTGGAGTCTTGGGAAGAGTGCAAGATGGCTTTCTCCCGTCCCAACGGATGCCTGTATGTGCCTATGGAAGAAGCAATGAACGAAGTTGGCATGCACGTTCTTTTCACCGTATCCCAGGGATCTTACGGCATTGGAAACAATACCCGCCCCATTAAGACTCCTGAAGATTTTAAAAACCTGAAACTGCGAGTTTCTTCTTCTCTTGGCTGCGTAAGAGGACTTCAGAATATGGCGTCCGGCACAGGCATGACTGTAGAAACAGTTCCATGGGGAGAGCTTTATAACGCTCTGTCTCGCGGCGTAGTTGATGGATGCTGGTCTATGTGGCCTTCACTTGTTGAAGAGCGCCACTATGAAGTTTTGAAATATTACACTTCTCTCGACTGGATGTGGGATGCGAACCAGGTTGTCATCAATAAAGACATTTGGGATGGACTTTCTGATGATCTTAAGGCCGCTATAGAGAAAGCCGCTTTAGAGGCTGAAGAGCATCAGTATGCAATTCAAGAGCGTATGGCAGATGAATTTCAGGATTTCCTGAAAAAGCAGGCCAATTTTGAAATTTATTACCCCACAGATGAAGAGAGAACCGCATTCCGGGAAAAAGCGAACATGCTGAGCGTTTGGGAAGAACTTTGCACTCCTTGGCTTGACAAACATTATCCTGGCCAGAACATGACTCAAAAGATTCTTGACGAACTTGCGGCAAACAGGGAAAAAG